CAGGGTCTAACATCCGGAATGCCATGTCTAACAGATTGATTTGTAGATGATTCCGGCGGCTGCCGGGCGGATGGCGGCCGGTGTGGTGCCGATGATGGCGGGGTGACCGGCTATTGTTTCATATTATGTGTGTGGGTTTAATTTTATTTGGTGTCTGTTTCGTCACAATGGAGGGATTGAAAACGGTGCCGGAGGCCGGGTTGTCGCGGGTGGGATGGCGTTCCATATGGGTGGAGGATGGTATTGATATATCGTTAGATATGTATTTCTGGAAACGGGCGCCCTGTTGGGATTTTGATCCCGGGGTTGAAGGGGGGATGATCGACGAGGGATGATCGACGAGGGATGAGCGTGATCGATGATCGATGAATGGCAGAGGGGGAGGGAATCCATGTCGGGTCGCATATCCGATTGAGATTCCCAAGAAGATGACTGAGAATCCGGCATGCCCGGGTCTGTTGTTTTTGATGGCGTCGGTCCGGGCGAACTTCCGCCTGCTGCTGCGGGTGTTTCCGCGGCGAGGGGGTGGCCGATGGAAGGGAGGATGCGGGTCCGGGATTCCATCCTCATGCCGGTAGGCGGCCGTGCGATGGATGGCAGGCCGGGATTTTAATGAGGTGTGATCCACCCCCGACCGGGTGCGGTCATGTTTGCGGGAAGGGAATGAACCGGTCCCGGTGTTTCTTCGCATAGACCGCGGAGAGCACCGTGCCGGATCGGTATTGCCGGCGGAGCTCGTCCTCCACCTCCTCGCCGATCCGGTCGAAGCGGTCCATTTCCTTGCTGGTGTTGAAGCGGCGGACGGAAATGGTCTGCAGTTCGTCAAGGGTGATGGGGTCCTTGCCCTTGGTATAGATGGACCAGGCTTCCCGCAGCAGGTCTCTCAGCCGGGGCGCCTCCATTTCGGTGAGGGCGGAGCAGAGGGCCTTGAAGGAATCCGGGGAAAGGAACTGGCAGAATACGGAGGTGAATCCGTCCGCGGCGATGACGGTACCGATTCTCTGCAATGTTTCGAAGACGCTCTCGGCATCGGTGAGTTCAATTCGATGCTTGTAACGCTTGAAAAACAGGTAGCTGCCGAGCCCGGCTTCGAGATCGATGCCGTTTTCCAGGGCGAAGATCTCATCGAGGGGCTTGGGCGGGGTGGACGTGTCCCAATTGATCATGATGGTGGTTTTCGATTTTAAGTGAGGGGGGGGGCGTCGCACCGGATGGTTTGGAAACGTATGGGAAGCAAGGCTGAGGTCGTTGGATCGGAGGCTGGTGAAAGGAGCGCGGAGGATGGGGCCTCCGCCGGGGATCGCGGCGCGCAGGATGGGATTGGTGTTCGTGGTGAGGCGTGCGTCCCTTGGATTACGTCCCTTCAGGACTCCGGTATGTTTGGGGTCGATTCCCAGGGCGTTGCCCTGGACTGTCGCATGGCGCACCTTTGGTGCTGGATTTGATTTTCCAAGGCGTCCTCAACCGTCGCTCCAGATTTCTTCGAAGATGAGGCCGGTGAATCCGTTCTCCTGGTAGAATTCGATGAATTCGGCATCCCCGCGTCCCGACAACACATATATCTCCTCGAAGCGGGTCTCGGGGATGCGGAAGATGGTGCTGTCCATGATGCGGGTGGGGTGGAACGCGTATCGGGTGATGGCGGTGATTCCGCCGTTTTCATCCGTGGTGTATCCGGCGCGGCCATGGTCGAAACAGTTGTAGCAACCCATGACGTTCATGATGTCGAGCCGTTCCGAGGTGCCTTCCAGGCGCGCCGGAAGGTATTCCATGTCGTCCTGGAGGAGCTCGATCTGCTCGGCGGCGTCGGCCACGGAGGTGTCGTAGGCGAGGAAGCCGGGGTGGAACTTGAAGAAATTCCCCCTGCGGGTGGTTTGGGGATCCGCGGCGCGGAGTTCGGGGCCCTGCCGGCCGAAGGCGGAGATCCATGGTTCCCACAGGTGCTCCAGGTCAAGCGAGAGGATCGGTTCCAGGGGTTCCGGCTCCGTCGCGGCGAGGGTGTGGAACGCGGGGTCGTTGATGATCCGATATATTTTCATTATTTTTAAAGGTATGTCAGTCGCTCCATACTTTTTCAAACGCCAGGCCTGTCAGGCCGGCGTTGTGATACTGATGGTAGAATTCATTTTCCGGATCCCCCCTGTCGGCGACGGTGTAGATCGCGACATTCTGTCTGACCTGCGTTTTGAAAATGCTGAGATCTCCGATGGTGTCCGGTTTGAACACATGATCGGAAATCTCGGCAACCGCCGTGCCCGCCATGCGGTATTTGGATGCCTCCATGTCGAGGCAGTCGTAGGTTGCGAGAACATTCAATACATGGAATGGCTCGGGGTTCCGCTCCACCCGCGCCGGGAGGACCTCGCCGGATGCCTCGAGAATTCTCCCGACGGCGCTGAGGTGAACGGAGCCGGCATAAACCAAGGCACCCGGTTCCAGATACATGAAATGACCCGGTTGTTTTTTCGCTGGTGCCTCAAGATAGAACTCCGGCCCATTCTCTCCGAAGACCTTCCACGTTTCCGACTTCCGAACCGGTCTGAATGATCCGGATTTGTTGAAAAATCCGGAATCCGAGGTCAACAGAGAATCTCTGGAATGGTCGTGTTGAATCAGATAGATTGTCATGGTCAAGGGATCGTTACATCGGATGGTTTTCCGGCGGTTGGTTGCAATTCATTTCTGATGGCTTTCACAGGCTGGCTGGTCCCGCCGGGACGGATGGGTTGTCCACGGAGATGGGGCTTTCCCGCCGAGAGCACGGATGGAGGCTGGGAAATCCGCATTCCATGGATCGGGTCCTTTTACCAGCCGTCGCGCACGGTGTATTGTGTGGCCTTGTCGGGGGTTCCGTCTTCCGCGTAGATTTCATCGGCCTCTCCGATGACGCGGGCTCCGAGGATCTTGGCGATGTGGAGCATTTTCAGGAGGGTTTCCTTGTTGGGTTTTTTGACCCGTATGTCACTGGTGTTGTAGTGGAAATAGCGCACGCCATGGTATGGGTTTGGGGTGCTGTGCATCTTCGCATTGAGCGGGTTTTCGGGGTCCTGGTCCAGCAGGATCAGCCGGGGATCCGCGTCCACGACGGCTTTCCATTCTTCCGGAGTGATTTCCGGGCCTTCGTCATCGTACCAAGTGTCGCGCCGGGTGATGTAGATGTCGTATCCCATGGTGGATCGGTGGATATTGTCAGGTGAAAGGAGGATGCCGGAGTGAGGGGTTCCTGCCGGGGGTGGGATTGTTTCAGGTTTTGGGTGGGAGTTCCATTTTGTTTGGTGTCTGTTCTGTCACGGTTAGGGAGGTGCGGACCTTTGGAAGATGGTATCGAAACGCCCGGTGGTTGTGAAGGGATGGGATCGGAGGGGTGGTGGCGCGTCATGGATGCCGTCCCTTCAGGACTTGTGATTCGAAGCAATCCATCCCGGGGTTGCGCTTCGCTCACCCCGGGCTTTCACATCACGCACCTTTGGTGCTGGATGGATTCCAATCAGATAGTTGTTCCGCCGGCGGGGCCGCTGCCAAGATGGGTTGTGCGGTGGTGAGGTTGTGAGGTTGTGAGGTTGTGAGGTTGTGAGGTTGTGAGGTTGTGAGGTTGTGAGGTTGTGAGGTTGTGAGGTGGTGAGGTGGTGAGGTGGTGAGGTGGTGAGGTGGTGAGGTGGTGAGGTGGTGAGGTGGTGAGGTGGTGAGGTGGTGAGGTGGTGAGGTGGTTCGCGGGGTGAGATATATTTATAATCCCATTTTTTGATGATGGGTGATCAGGCAGTATGGCGGGTGTTCAAATGGAGGGAAAGATGCCAGCGAAGAAAACAACGGTTGTGAGGAAGACGGGCGGGCGGAGCGCCGCGGCGAAGGGGGCGCTTGGGAAGGATGGGGTTGTGAAGGGGGAGTGTGGCGGTGGCGGGCCGGAGGTGGCTGGTGGTGCGGTGGAGGGGAAGAGGGTTTCTGTTTCCGCAAGGAGGGAGGATGTGAGGGATGGGATCTGCGAGCGGATCGCGGAGGGGAGGTCGCTGGCGGCGGTGTGCCGGGAGGAGGGGATGCCGTGCACGCGGACGGTGCACCTCTGGCGGGAGGAGGACGCGGGGTTCGCGGCGCGGTTCGCGCGGGCGAGGGAGGACGGGTTCGAGGCGATCGCGCACCGGCTGCGGGAGATCGCGCGGGGGCGGGGTGAGAGTTCGGGGGATCTGCCGAGGGACAAGCTGATCATTGATACGGACCTGAAGCTTTTGTCGAAGTGGGCGCCGAGGTTGTATGGTGACAAGGTGGATGTGAGCGCGAACCACGCGGGGGAGATCAGGATCGTGGTGGGGGGGGACGTGGGATGAGCGTGACTCTGGAGATACGGCCGAGGCGGCAGTTCCGCGAGTTTCTGGAGAGCAAGAAGCGGTGGTGCTGCCTGGTGGTGCACCGGCGGGGTGGGAAGACTTTTTCGAGTTTGCAGAAGCTGCTGCTGCGGGCGCTGACGCACAAGCGGCCGGGACCGCCGACGAGGTATGCCTACATCGCGCCGACGCAGGCGCAGGCGAAGGACATCGCGTGGGGGTATCTGAAGAGTTTCACGTGGCAGATCCCGGGGGTGTCGATCAATGAGAGCGATCTCAAGGTGACGTTCGCGGACGGGATGACGGTGCGGCTTTATTCGGGGGAGAATTACGAGCGGATGCGGGGGCTTTATTTCGACGGGGTGGTGATCGACGAGCCGGAGGATATCGATCCGATGGCGTGGCCTTCGGTGATCCGGCCGTGTCTTTCGGATTACAGGGGGTGGGCGATCTGGATCGGGACGATCAAGGGGAAGAAGGGGCAGTGGCAGAGGTATGTGGATGCGGCGGCGGACGGGGATTGGTTTTCGCTGTTGTTGCGTGCTTCGGAGTCGGGGATCATTCCGGAGGATGAGTTGGAGGACTTGCGGAAGGGGATCTCGGCGGATGTTTTCCGGCAGGAGTTCGAGTGTGATCCGAGCGTGGGGCGGACGGGTGCGATTTATGCGAAGGAGGTGGGTGAGGCGGAGGCGGCGGGCCGGGTGCGGGAGTTCTCCCCGGACAAGGGGGCGCTGGTGCATACGGCGTGGGACCTGGGGAGTCCGGAGAACACGCGGGTGGTGTATTTCCAGAGGGTGGGGCCGTGGCTTTATATCGTGGATCATGATACGGGGCTGCGGCTGACGACGGCGGAGCGGGTGGCGCACATGATGGCGAAGGGTTATGCGTTCGGCTGCCATTGCCTGCCGCATGATGCGGCGAGCCGGCGGCCGGGCGGGCTTTCTTTCGTGGAGGAGCTGGCGTCGGCGGGGCTGGAGAACGTGCGGGTGATCCCGAGGACGGACGACCCGGAGCGGCGGATCAACCGGATGTGGGGGATGTTTCCGAACATCTGGTTCAACGAGCCGAGGACGAGGGATCTGCGGGTTTCGCTGGAGAATTACCGGCGGAGGGTGGATGGGGCGAGTGCGGCGGTGATGAGCGAGATCGTGCATGACTGGGCGTCGCACGATGCGGATGCGTTCGGGTATATCGCGGAGGCGGAGATGGCGGGGATCGTGTCGGAGAACCTGCCAAGGCTGGGGGCGGGGAAGAGGGGGGCGCGGGTGAGGGTGTCGTTGGGAAGAGGGGATCTATGAGGGATGAGTGTGAGCGATGATCGATGAGGGGAAGAGTGGATGGTTGAGAGTTGATGGAAAGAGAAGAGGTGCGGGTTGGCGGTGGGTTGTGGAAGAGAAGATTTTACCGCAAAGGCGCGAAGGGAAGGATCGATGAGCGATGATCGATGAGTGACAGAGGGGGAAATCGAAACGCGGAGGACGCGGAGGAAGAGGTGATGGGTGAGCGGTGAGGGAGGATGGGAAGAGTTGATGGTTGAGAGTTGATGGTTGATGGAAAGAGAAGAGGTGTTGGATGTGCGGTGGGTTGTGGAAAGTGATGATATGAAAAATATGACGGATATGACGGATATGACGGATATGACGGATATGGCGGATATGGCGGATGGGGAAGATATGGGAATGCGGGCGGGGAGGGGTTTGGCTGCGGTGGAGCGGGCGGCGGCGGTTTATGAGGCGGAGGCTTGCGCGCGGACTTTCCGGGAGGATCTGGAGGCGCATCTGCTGCACGGGCTGGTGTTCAGCACGCCGACGGCGTTCGTGATGGCGCGGCGGGTGTCGCGGGAGTGGCCGCGGGAGTGGATCGTGGATCCGTGGGTGAACGGGGTGGCGGATCCGCCGCGCGCGGAGGTGGATTTAAAATGGGATGGCGATGATGGTCATATTGGCAAAACTGATTTGACGTGCGCCCATAAAGATTGTATCCACATCTATCTGGCTGCGGGTGATGTGGGGGAGATTTTCGGTTTTCCACATGTGCCTTGCGACTGGATTTCCTACGAGCGGAACAACGTTCTGCGGTTTCATCCATACGAATCACTCAAGAAACGATGTATCAAGAACCAGACAGCCCATATTTCTCGGCCGACCTGATCGGTGCGGACGGCAAGCTGAAGCGCTTGCACAAGGGGGCATCCCCGCCGCCGCCGCCTCCCACGCCGCCGCCGCCGGTGCGTGATACGAACCGCCAGGTGGCGAGGGAGGGTGACCTGGCCCGCGCGGCCGCCGCGAAGCGGATGGGGTATGCGGCGACGATCCGGCCGCAGAAGTCGCTGCTGGGCGGAAGTTATGACGATCCGGGGAGCAGGAAGTTGCTTTGAGAGGTGTCGGTGGAGGTGGCGGGCGGGCGGTGATCACGGATCACGTGGTGCCTGATTTCCGCCAACGACACCACGCCCGCCGATGCATCCGTTCGCCGAACCACCGATTTCCCAACGTCCGACCATTCAACATTTATCCAACAACATGCCTGCTGATATCCAACAATTGTGTGAGCGGAACGCCGCTCTGAAGGCCGACAGGGCCGCTTATGACTCGCTGTGCCAGGAGCTGGCGGAGGTGATCGCGCCGCGCAAGGCGCAGATCACGAACCGCGACCAGACGCCGGACGCGGGCCGGGAGCGTCGCTCGCGGAACTCGACGGCGGCGACGTGCAACATGACGCTGGCGCAGGGGTGCATGGCGTATGCGATGCCTTTTTCGGAGCGCTGGTTCGGGATGGAGCCGCCGGCGGACCTGGCGGACGACGCTTCGTTCAAGTGGTATGCGAAGTGCACGGAGATCATGCTGGCGGGGCTGACGTCGTCGAATTTCTACACGGAGATCCATGAGGCGTGCCTGGACCGGTCGGGGTTCTCGGTGGGGAACATTTATGTGGAGGAGTCGATGACGCTGCCGAGCGGGTTGATTTTCGACGCGGTGCCGGTGGGGACGTATTCGATCGCGGAGAATCCGGAGAAGATCGTGGATACGGTTTTCCGGGAGCGGGAGATGACGGCGGTGCAGCTGGTGCAGGAGTTCGGCGAGGAGAGGATGCCGGCGAAGGTGATGGAGGCGCTGAAGGATAATGCGAAGCGGCACACGCAGAAGTTCACGGTGGTACATGCGGTTTATCCGCGCGAGGACCGGGACACGATGAAGCTGGACGCGCTGAACATGGGGGTGGCGTCGTGCTGGTTCCTGCCGGACCACAAGGTGCTGCTGCGGGAGGGCGGGTATGAGTCGAATCCCTATCTGGTCTCGCGTTATCTGAAGTGGGGCAGCTCGGCGTACGGCT
The DNA window shown above is from Luteolibacter yonseiensis and carries:
- a CDS encoding imm11 family protein — its product is MYLEPGALVYAGSVHLSAVGRILEASGEVLPARVERNPEPFHVLNVLATYDCLDMEASKYRMAGTAVAEISDHVFKPDTIGDLSIFKTQVRQNVAIYTVADRGDPENEFYHQYHNAGLTGLAFEKVWSD